GGGGGACCCAGCGGCGCGCGATAGCGCGAACCTGTCGCCGAAAGGGTGACCAGGACAGTGTGCGGCAGACGCATCGCCTTCGGCGCCGCTGGGTCCCCCGGTCTCGCTCCGCTCGCCGGAGGATGACGAAAGTGGAACATCCATCATTCCTCTTTGAAAAGAGACAGGCTTGGACAATGTCTTAGGCTGAACCAGCGACCGTCTCCTGCCCACACCCCAAAACCGTGCGATCCTGCGGCCGATCCCTTCCGCCTCGACCGCCCATCGCCGATTTCAGACGAATTGCACGATTCAGACGGTGTTTTTCACGCCCCGCCGTCTGGATTTCAGACGAAGTGCACTATTCAGACTCTCTTTTTTCGGAGCGCCCGCCCCATGTCCAAGCTCTGCGTCGTCGCCGCCGGCGGCACCGGCGGCCATATGTTCCCGGCCGAGGCCCTGGCGCGCGAGATGGCGTCGCGGGGCTGGCGCGTGGTGCTGGCCACCGACCATCGCGGCGAGCAATACGCCCAGGACTTTCCCGCCGAAGAGCGGCTGGCGCTGGATGCGGCGACAGGCTCTGGGCCGCTGGGCCTGATCAAGGCGGGTGTGACGATCTTCAAGGGGGTGATGCAGGCGCGGGCGGCGTTCGATCGGCTGGGCGCCGATGTCGTGGTGGGCTTCGGCGGCTATCCTTCGGCGCCCGCGCTGGTGGCGGCGGTGACGTCGCAGCGCCCGACCGTGATCCATGAGCAGAACGCGGTCCTGGGCCGCACCAACCGTATTCTGGCGCCCTATGTGAACCAGGTCGCCTCGTCCTTTCCGACGCTGGAGCGGGCGCCGGCCAGGGTGCAGGGCCGGTCGCACGTCGTCGGCTCGCCCGTGCGCGCCGAAATCCGCGCCCTGTTCGATCGCCCCTATGTCGCGCCGGTCGACGGCGGCCCCATTCATCTGCTGGTCACGGGCGGCAGCCAGGGCGCCCGCATCCTGTCCGAGACCACGCCCCGCGCGCTGGCCGCCCTGCCGGAACCCTTGCGTCGTCGCCTGAAGATGCAGCAGCAGTCGCGGCCCGAGACCCTGGAGGCCGCGCAGCAGATCTATCTGGACGCGGGGATCGAGGCCGAGGTCGCGCCCTTCTTCCGCGACATGGCCCAGCGGCTGTCGGCCGCCCATCTGGTCGTGGGCCGCTCCGGCGCCTCCACCTGCGCCGAACTGGCCGTCGCCGCCCTGCCGTCCGTCCTGATCCCGCTGAAGATCGCCACCGACGATCACCAGCGCCTGAACGCCAAGGCTCTGGTCGATGCGGGCGCGGCCGAGGTGATCCTTGAGGACGACCTGAGCGTCGACCGCCTGTCCTCGACCCTGACCGCCGTCCTGTCCGATCCGGCGCGCCTGTCGGCCATGTCCGCCGCCGCCCGCTCCGTCGCCATCCCCGACGCTGCCCAGCGCCTGGCCGACCTGACCGAGGCGACGGCGGGGCGCACCTGATGTCTCCTCCCCACTTGTGGGGAGGGGGACCGCGTAGCGGTGGAGGGGCTCTTGAAGTCCCACAGACGCCTGCGGTGCGGTGAAGAACCCCTCCGTCACGGCGCGAAGATGCGCCGCGCCACCTCCCCATCGCTGCGCGACAGGGAGGAGACTTCAACTCTTGCGACCCTGATGCGTTAGCCTTCCCATGCCGCCCGAAATCATCGCCCTGACCCGCCAAGTCCGCGCCCTGTGGCATCGGTTCGACTGGTTG
Above is a genomic segment from Candidatus Brevundimonas colombiensis containing:
- the murG gene encoding undecaprenyldiphospho-muramoylpentapeptide beta-N-acetylglucosaminyltransferase: MSKLCVVAAGGTGGHMFPAEALAREMASRGWRVVLATDHRGEQYAQDFPAEERLALDAATGSGPLGLIKAGVTIFKGVMQARAAFDRLGADVVVGFGGYPSAPALVAAVTSQRPTVIHEQNAVLGRTNRILAPYVNQVASSFPTLERAPARVQGRSHVVGSPVRAEIRALFDRPYVAPVDGGPIHLLVTGGSQGARILSETTPRALAALPEPLRRRLKMQQQSRPETLEAAQQIYLDAGIEAEVAPFFRDMAQRLSAAHLVVGRSGASTCAELAVAALPSVLIPLKIATDDHQRLNAKALVDAGAAEVILEDDLSVDRLSSTLTAVLSDPARLSAMSAAARSVAIPDAAQRLADLTEATAGRT